The stretch of DNA TTGCAACTGTTCCCACCTGCCCTGGAGACCCACCAGGCTTCCCGTCCTCGCCCCTCGGCCTCCGTGCCTCCTCCTCCGCCAGCTGCCgttttctcctttctgcttttgccATCTGTTCCTTCCGGTCCTTGTTCTCCTGTTCAGACAGACAGGAGCCTTGTCACTCAACCTAGTGACCCTCAGTGGGTATACCAAGGACAGACAGAGTGGAGCTCAGGGCTGTACCTAGCCACAGCTGGGAACACAGGGGCAAATTCTGCCTGGCTTGGTTGGGAACCCCACTCTGGTCTCAGGTATCACCGAACTCCCCCTGGCCCACCACACCTTCAGGGCACGGGTGAAGAGGTCCCGAAAGGTCTTCATGGTGCTGAACGTGTCCTCTAGGGACAGCTGATGGGGGTCTTCACACAGGTAGTCAGCCAGCTCCAGCTTCTTTTGCTCAATGGCGTCAAACACCTTGTCCAGCGCCCGAGAGGCCTCAATGCTGGCCTGGGGACATAAATCTCAGTCACTAACAGTGAGTAAGAGAATGCTTGGTGAGGCCTTCGGCAGGCACAGGACCCTTAGGCAGAGGTCTGTATGCAGAACAGGGTGTGTGGCATGCTGGGTGTACCTGGGAGCCTCAGCCTAGGGCCAGGGAGCCCACAGAGGAGCCAGAGTAGCTGCCCTGCTGATTCAGGCTGTTGTCTGCTTGGCCTGTGTTCACCAGCAGAGctgctcacccacccacttgTCCCACACATCCCTGGACATCCCAGGATCTGCGCTCCCTCACGGAACGTACTGGGAGCGCATACTCTACTGTCAGCCACACATACTCTTCTCCAGCTTACCTGGAGGCGCTCGGCATACTGTTTCTGCACCTCAGGGATTGAAGCGGATACCTTCCTCTCCGTTTCTAAAAGCTTCTTCAGGTTGGTACTGGCCTCTGAGTGGATGATCTCCAAGTTGATTCTGAGAGGCAAGATGGGATTGTCAAGCTGACCAGCAGTCACATCGGGCCCTTGACTGCACAGTCCCTGAGACTACACAGGCCTCTTTACATACCCTACTACAGTCCCTGGGTCCCTCGGTCCCTCACACTTTTCACATTGCAGGTTCTAGTCAGTCCTGTATGCTTAGGATGTTCTAGTGACACTCGGCTCAGCCAGTCCTGTCAAGATGCTGGACCCTCATTGTAGAATAGGGCCTGTGTCATGTTGGGCATACCTGGGAGCCTTAACAAAGCTGCTGGGCCCACTTCCATTTTTGCCTGATTAGCTCTAAAGGCCCAGCAGCTGCCGAACCTAAAGTTCCCCCAGGTAGTGGAACACGGCAGCACAGACTTTGCCTGCTTGCTGGGTGGTGAGACCCAAGACAATACCACTCccaagcctcagcttcctcatctacACGGTGAGTTGGTGTGACCTAAGTTATGCTGTCAGGAAGGCTTACTCTATAGAGAGACTGTGCCGGACTGTCACCCCTGTCCCTTCTGAACTTCATGTTCTGATCTAAGTCACACAGCTATAGCTGACACGGCCCTGTCCCACAGTGAAAGTCAGCATCTTTGGAGTGGTCCTGAGGCACAGGGCTATGCTTTAGCTGTACCAGACCCTGCTGTCGAGAAGGCTGGAATCAGAGGTTGGGGCCTGAGCTGCTAAGGCACTGGGCTGGCAGGAATACCCACCCTGCAGCTTGAGAGGGCGGCTCCAGGTCCCGGGACAGCTGTAGGAGGTCCGGGTGGCTCTTCTCCACTTCCTGTAACACAGTGTGCCCAGGAAGCTCCCCTTTGGTCCTGAGCCTGTGCAGGATATCACCCTGCACAGTCATGAGTAGAAGCCCACCAGCTCTCTGACCCTCCCAGGGCCTTTGAATCATGCCTTGAGTCTGTCCCAATGTGAATGGGGGTGGTGGAGCTAAGGCCCGCTGAGGACAGGCAGCGCTGTGGCTCAGTCTCAAGAATAAGAGGCCTAAAGACAGAGTAGGGGCAGCCACGGAGGCACCGCACCCCACCCGACAGGTTCCCCAGAGGTCACCTCCAGCACATGGTGCAGCAGCGTCACGCGGCTCTGCTGGGACTTGGTCTCTGTGAGCTTCAGCAAAGTGTTAATCTTGAAACCATCTGCATCTCCCGTGTGGCTGCCCTGTGAGGGATAGGAAGTGAGCCCCCTGACTCTCAGGGTGTGGTGGGAGGTGGGCCCCAGGACAGCTCTGACTTACATAGTTGAGGAAATTCCCAATTTTGAGGATCAGCTGACAGAAGACTGGCAACCGCTGGCTGGTGAGCAGGCCTGTGATGGAGGAGCAGGGCTGAAGGAAGGCCCGAAGCCTCCGGGTATCCCGGGGTACCCCAGGCCCATCACAGcaccaggaaggaaagaaggcaggggTTATATGGGGTTATGGGTTCCTTCACCACCTATAGGTGTAAGGACACTGGGGACACTTTCTTCGATGTCCATGTTTGCTGGACTCTCAGCTCCGGCAGGTGTATGGCCATTACCATGTACTTTGGGTGAGGACCCTGGAATACTACAGGAGCTTCTTCCAATCTGTGTTCCCCCCAAGTTCTCACGACCCCGTCCCATGGGTGGCAGGGTGGACCCTCCCAGCTCAGCAGCTGAGATGGGAGCAGGGATGTACCATGCTGTGTTCCTGAGAGAAGTGAGCCTATCTGTGTCCCTGGTCTGTGGTCAAGCAGGGCTCTGTCATTCTGTGTTCACAGAAGGCAGATGTATACTTGTCAGTGTATGCACGcccttgtgtctctgtgtgtgtttgtgtgtgagtggctGTATAcaggtatatgtgcatgcatgctgtgCCTGTGGGTATGGAGTATGTGTCCTCACTCAAGTGTGCAATAAGTGAGTGTACaggaccgtgtgtgtgtgtgtgtgtgtgtgtgtgtgcgcgtgtgcgtgtgtgtgagatGTGGTAGCAACAGAGGTGACTGGGTTTTGGTGGCAAAGTCAGCACCTCACTAGCTCTTGGCAGCTATCATGGCACAGCTCCAGTAGGGGCCAACACACATGGAAGGCCTGTCCCTCCCAGCCCCATAGGCTTCTGGGCCCCACTCACTCTCACAGGCGGTGAGCACCAGCTGGGCCTTGGGCCGCACCATGTCCAGTACGATGGCAGTTCCCTCACACAGCATCATACACTCCAGACGCAGCTGGTAGCTGACGCAGCACGGTAGGGGGTTAGGGCCTGGAGGTTCCACCATGCTTGCCACTGGGAGCATGCTCTGCCCTTGGTGGGTGGGCAGAGGGAGGGTTCCCCTGGCCTGGGCTGAGAATGTATACACTTCTAGGCCTGTCCCCAGGACAGAAGTAAGACCCAGGCAACTGGCTACCAGCCCGGGATGCTAGGAGCTTCTCAGGAAGACTCTGGCCTCAGGACATATGAGGCCTCACCTCTGCTCTttgagaggggaggaagaacatGAGCACACTTAGATGGCAGACTAGAGGACTCATTCCCTGAGCCCCAGGGACTCTGTTGTAGGGACAGCTGCCTTCCTGACTTATTCTCCCTCACCCAAGCTTGGCTCCTGCCtactctctccatctttctttcctcataGGTTAAGCAGGATCCCAGGGCTGCTGTGCTCACCAGGGGATGTCCAGGAGGAGAACGTAGAACTGGTCAGCATTGGCCAATTTGGCTCGCTCCTCTGTGAACGCCCGTAGGTTCTCAATCTGCAGGAGGGCCACATGTAGAAACCAGCTGTCTGACCGACCAGTATCTGCCTACCTTCAGGTCCTTGTGAAGCTCCATGGTGGCCCTGGCCTTCCGTGGGTCTCCACTGGGGTGAGATGGGTCAGACCTTTGCTCTCCCTGATTCCTTGGGTTGGTCAGGGCCCCGGCTCACCTCGTGCTTCTCTGGAAGGAGCTTCAGGAGCTGCTTGAGGACCTCCACATCGAACTTGCTTGTGTCTCCAGCCTGGATCATGCTGGTGACTTCTTCATTGGAACTGGAGAGGGTTGAGGACAGGGGTCAAAAAGCATGAattttccccttccctgtctcctgccATGCTTAGAGATGGGGATGGCTGATGGGCACCCGAGAAGCTACTCGAGGGGGCTCTCAGGTAAGGATTTGGGAATTGAGAGGCAGGACTGTCTTCCCTTGACTTGGCCATAGTTTGTCCATAGCCTAGGAGTCTATCAGTGATTTTCTGGGCATCGCTTGTACCCTGGCATGTAGGAATCTTAGATAAGAGTCTGTGGTAGCTACCCACAGCCTCTGGCTCTGGGGATGGAGCATGCATGGACCTGGCCAGCCTGCAGAGGGCACTGTTGGGCAGGGCTGGGATGCTGGGCAGAGCTGGCTGCTCGCTGGGGCTGAGTTTGGCAACAACACTATATCCCTCACTCACCATTTAAATTGCTTCAGGAAGATGTTGAGGTTCAGGCTCTTCTTGGAGTCCAGAAAAGTGACCTAGAAACCCCCCTTTAGCTGGTATCTGGAGGGTGGGCAGAGgatgtcacacagacacacacagacacatacagacacacacagacatcacacacacacacacacacacacacacacacacacacacacacacacgtcattaGTCTTACTTCTTTAGGTTCCTTCCGGGCGGGGGCAGCAGAGGGCTCCTTGGGCTTGGCCGTGGGGAAGGAGAACAGCTGCTCAATGCTGGAGAAGTCCGGTTCCACTGCGGCTGTGCAGGGGCCGCCCAGTGTTGCCCACATGGAGTTGCGCTCTGAGGGGTAGTCAAGGTACTCTGCTGAAACTCACACTTAATGTGGGCCTGGGGGTCCAGAGGCAGCTGTGCCGAGGCCTTGGAGGACTGAACAGGACGCCACCTGGAGCCCAGCCTGGGTTGAATGAATCATGTACCCTCCAAGACATTGTCAGGCTATGTACATGCCTGCAGGCACATACGTCCATGCtggtagtgtagagtgaaaaattataaaggccattttatgaaatatgtgtagattttcgccttacagaactcggaactgaaaataagatttcaggccttcacatttcaggtgaaggacacttgctggattacattccccaagcctcgcccaaggcaggaaggcattcctgaccacagataaagatgctgccacctaggtgggtcTATAGCCGAAAGATAgttcatctgaaatagttggtaaatggcaggataggacacaatagcatggtaaaaaccacatttttgagaaaaatgagtgtgcagtgattttcacatgactctagatcatttgggctagactctctgaaatgttccactgttcttggttacccctcccttggtcttcccagtgctatgttcaaaatttgtaaaacaaccaatcatgtgtaaacgtgcgaaaatgcaaccattcatgtgtaagcgtgcgaaaatgccttccttcccccaccccatgctataaaagaccctttaacccaccactcgaggccaaaaccctgctcttggagctaaagagcttgttgttttgaccgccggctctttccctaataaacctctgctgattgcatccaggtatggtttcttgtgatctttgggtggtcgcgatttccggaggcttgaggaagggtctcccgagtatgggggtcttcagtaggtGACCAGGTCTCTCCCTGGCTTGCCTTCTCTCGGTTTCAGCACCTGACACCTAGGCCACTGTGCTAAGAACCTTCGAGAGGGAAGGGTAGGCCTATAGCAGCAGACACCTATAACCCATAGGGCTGTGTACTGGGTGCGACTATATCCTCTGAGGTGACCTTTATTCTCATGCAAGACACAGAGGAACTAAGCCCTGACAGGGGCTGGCTGCCTTGGCTAAGCAAAGGTAGATGCATGAATGGTGAACACTCATAGAAGGAATGACCAGTATGCACCTGCCCTCTTCAGAGGCTGGGCTGGAACAGGGAGGGGCTCACCTCGTGCCACATTGGATGGCAGCTTCTGCCAGTTCAGCTTCTTCATTCGCAGGGTGGGTGGGTTCACTCTGCGGTGACTGGGGAGGCAGGCCGAGCCCAGGCTGTGGTCGACCTGGGCCACAATGATCTCCTCCACACCACCCGCCATAGAGGGGACAGAGAAACCAGGCAGCgggggaggaggtggagggatCTGGCCTGTGCTgggtagtgggggagggggaggaattGGGCACATGCCAGGGattaggggtgggggtgggggtggagggggagataTGGTCCCTGAGCCTGGCAAAGGGGGTGGCAAGGGGGGAGCGGGAGGGGGAGATATGGTTCCTAAGCCTGGTAAAGGGGGTggcaaggggggagggggaggaggagggggagatatGGTCCCTGAGCCTGGTAAAGAAGGTGGcaaaggtgggggtggagggggtgctGGGGGAGATGAGATCCCTGGGCCTGgcaggggaggtggaggtggagggagcACAGGGGTGGAGCTGGAGAGTGGTGGGGCTATGCCAACGCTGGAGCTCTGGGTGCTGCCCACACGTTGGCAGGGAGCAGCCACTATTGGCTGCTGGCTTTCCACTTTAGTCGTGGGAGTAGTAGTGTTCTGGGAGGAGCTGCCCTGATTCTGGACTAAGTTGGTCTGGACACTCTTGTGGGCCTTGTCCAGGGGGCTTGGTCGGGGCCGCCCTTTGATGGACAGCAGTCGTTCGACCACCTCCTCCAGGGTGCAAGCGTGGGCTGCAGGAAGGAAGTGTGCAGAGTCAAGGGAGAGGGCCAGAGATGGAAACAGGCAAAGGGTGGCCACCTCCCACATGGCCTCCCCACATAGCCAAAGACCTCGGGGTCTTCGCGCCAGGCCGTGCCCTGCGGCACACTTTGGCCCTCCCAGCTTCTCACCATCACTGGCCAGGAGCACGGCCCGGTTCACCAGGTTCTCCAGGGCCTCCCAGAGCAGTTGGCCTGAGCGGCCAGCAGGCTCCAGGTGCATGAGACCCTGCAGCACTGACAGCAGCTGGGCGGATGCCGGGGAACAGCTCACCTGAATTGACCAAAAGGGACAAATGGCTATCCCACCATGTGCCAGGGGCATCCTGTCCTATAGCTCCTTCACTTCACGAAAGCCCTGGTGATGACTGACTCAATAGCAGGGTTACTGGTGGCACTGAGGCACACTATGAGACATTAAATGGCACCCCTGCTCTCTACCTATCACTGTCACCCCCAGATGAGAGCTGCTACATTCAATAACTGAGACTGAGGGCCAGGTAGGTTCAGTCTACCGAACCTTCCTCACCAGGCTTCGGTCGGAGCCCCCAGTAATGGCTACCTCGCTGCGATGCAGGAAGGCACAGCCAGCTTGGACAGCTTTGATCTCTGGAAGCTGGTCCCCGGACCTGCATCAGAACCGATTTCCCAGGACAACCCAACCCCTGCCTTATGGTACCAGCTCTGTGCTGCTGCCCCGGCCATCATGGGGCCAACCCAAACGGAGGCCCTGGGCCTAGATAGCCAAGTCCCCCCACCTTGTGGAACAGGGAGGCAAAGACTTCCTGGTGGCTGTTCATGTTGATCCCATCGCTAACACGCTGAAGTTCCTCTTCATCCTCCGCTTTGGCCTCTTCGAAGGCTTCCAGCTGGATCAGCAGATCGGCATCCTCCAAGTCTCTGAGGGAGATGGATAACCGTCTCAGCTCAGCGGCTGTCCCACTGGAAACCCTCCCCACAGATCCAGCCTGCACGCAGCCCTAGGGAGCACACTGGGCCTAGCAGGCCCAGGTTGATCGATTGTGGCCAGCCTGTGGCTCTGCAGCCTGAATGGCAGTTTGAATGGTAATTCACGGGTCTTAGCCTCACGCTGCCAGGCTGCCTGGCATCTCCCGGGATGCCAGGGTAGGATAGATTCCCATGATGGGTACAGGATGGGGTTGCGCCTTCAGGTGGAGGGTTAAAAAATCATAGTCAAGATCATACTTGAGATAGGCCACCATGAAACATGAGAGGGGCTTAGCCTGAGTCAGATGTCAGGAGCGATGCCAACATCACCTCAGCCTGTCCAGTAACTGACCCCCTCACTGCCCACCTGAAGACAGGTCCCAGAGCTTCACACCTGGACCACTTCCACAATGGTACCTCCCTGTCTGCCCCAAAGGCTGCTCACACTAACTTCCTGAAAGTAAAGAGCCCCTAGTGGGGTCTGACCCGACTATAGTCAGGACTGGGCTCTCAATTGGACGGACTCCCTTTGGAGAGGCCAGGGTCACCAGACAAACGCCAGGCTGCGCTATACCAGGGCTTCAGAGCATGGCGAGCAACCATCAGAAGTGTGTGTGCTACGCTACAGCTACGACATGCTGCGTGTCCGAACCTCAGTCGACAGGAAGCCCTGTCCTGACTATGGCTCTGATGGGCAATGCCTAGGAAGGGTGTCTAGCCTGAGTCCTAGGTTCACTCCTAGAAGCAACCTCTCATCTGGAGATGCTACCTGGGCCAGATGGCTGGAACCCCAaggaagggctggggagggagCAGCTGGCAGAATAGCCGCAGCAAGGACTTACCGTAGCCGGGTCAGAATATCCAGCAGCTGTAGCcctgagatggatggatgggtggggttAGAAAGTCTGGAGACTGCTTCTGACCTATCTCCCTCTCCAGTTCCTTGTCCCACAGGACTTCACTCTCCTtcacctcccttctccctcctttaaGACCATCATGGAATCTTCAAAGTTCCAGAGGAAACAAGGTCTAGATACAGGGTCGTGTTTGTTCAGAGACCATTGTCTGAAGGAGCAGAGCTAGAACTGGAAGCAGGCCCTTTATCTGCCCCTACAACCCACATAGCCTGCAAACCAGAACCCTTGGTGCTGACACTCTATCTATCACAGGAGCCCGTGGTGGTAGGAGGTACCCAGACCCTGGAACAGTGCTTTCCTCTGGAGCCCTAGGGGATGTGGAGTAGGGGAAGGACTTGGTGCAGTCCCCCATCCCCGGGGGGTATGGCACAAGCTGGGCTGGCCGAGCAGACACTTTGGAGGTCTTCTAGAAGCCTGATCAGCCAGTGAGGGCACTTACCAATGAACTCGCTCCGCAGCTGGGCGCGGGTGCGGAGGTCCTCAGGGCCCAGAATGATAGCGTTGATCACACTGAGCAGGGTGACCACATAGGGCACATTGTCACTGTCTGAGAGCTCATTCATGATGACGCTGAAGCGGTACTGCTGGCTGCACACCATCTGCAGGTTGGGTGGGGTCAGGGTGTGCTCCAGCAGGAGATTCTGTGCTACTGGCCCGGGTTCCCACTACTTACCTTGTAATGATCCAGGGCATCGAGCGTCAGTGCATGGCCCTCAGGCGAATAGATGCACAGAGCAGCCAGCAGTTCAAACACCTGCTTCTTGACCATCACATTGGATGTGTCCAGGGCTGTGGAGGGTCAGAAACGTCTCAGGAGGCCCACTGTCCTGTTTCCCCCAACAGTCTTTAACACACCCGTGATCTCAATCCAGGGCTAGAGCCTAGGATGATAACTCCAGCTAAACTTCAAGGCCCAGCCTTTGCCATACTGATCTTTCCCAGTAAGCTGACTTCACTTCTTTCAGGAAAAGGCTTGAAGGCAGGGGCAGGTACCTGGAGTCTATagagcccagcccagcccctgcAGGTGGCTCTaggcttattttttttccaaacttgACAGCAACTGCATTCCTGACAACCTGCAATGCCTCTTCATCCCTGTGAGTTCTTGCATCCTGAGCTAGGGAAGTTTTACGGGTGCTTCTCATCTGACTGTGCTGAGAACACCCACAAGGGATTGATAGAGGGGTATAATCAGGTCCAGGCTAGGGAGACAGACTACAACTGGTGTGGACAGGTGTGGGTCCTGGGTTAGATATATTGgcagtgttagtattctgtctaaactctacctccacagttacctggcaatagccaggtatgctcttcctcacagttacctggcaaccgccaggcgggcctgatccactataaaaggggatgcttgcctcctcctcactctcttaccctctttcttaatctcttactcttacactcttgcctctctgtcccctatccccttcctctctctccatgtggtcatggccagcctctacttctctactcctctgcccccccctctctttctctgcctctactaccctcctggctcccctacccatgccctcaataaactctattctatactataccggtgtgtgactggtccctcacaggagagatgcctctacatgggcccgctgagacatccccttccccatacctcaccCATGGAAcacactctctttatctctttatctgttTATAAACACTTCAGGCAGCCTCTGGTTTCTTGTCTCTCACAGACTCCATCCCACTAGTCACTGCTCCCTAGAAGGTCTTGAAGCTCCAGTTGGACCTAGTTGCTTCCACTGAGGGACACATGAAGACTGCTATCCACCTTAGTTTTCTTGTCACGGTCAAGGTGTTACAATAAGCCAGAAACTGCTCTTGAGGtacacagaggcagaagcaggaggtgtGGCCAGGGGTGACCTACTGGGTACCGAGGGGTGGTGACCAGGGAAGGCCGGGGGAGGTACCATCAGCAGTATGGGCCAAGCCTGGAGGACTGTGGCTGAGCTGTTACAGGGTTTGGAGCCAAGCAGAGTGTATGTGGGGACCTACTCTTTATACCAGGGCCCAGAGGCCAGAGGGTACAGCCAGCACAGGGCTGGTGGTCACAGAACTGAGGAGACAACTAGAGCCAGCTGGTGGAAGGATTGGGGGACCTGGAGGCCTGAGCAGGGTGAGCAGTCTCCACCTTGCTCACCTGGGGGCTGCTTTCCCCATGAACCCTCTCAGGTCCCCATGCCCTCACACAACGGCCCACAGCTCACCCTGGGAGAGCTGGCGCACATAACCCTGGTTGCTGAGGATGTATTCGATGCCCTGCTGTGAATTCATGACTGCACGCACACAGCTGATGCAGGTGAGCTGCAGGAGGGCATCCGCGATGCGGGCCACGCCACGCCCTGACAGCCGTGCCAGCGCCTCCAGCAGCAGGTCCAGGCCGCTCTGTTCCAGGAACTGCACCATCCAGCCGCCATCGCTGCTCTCCAGGCGCTTGCGTAGGCCCGAGTAGTTGACCACGGAGGGCATCTGCAGCAGCCGGATGCACAACTCGGGCTCAGCACTCTCCAGGTTGGCCTCTGTGGGGTCTGAGTCCTGCGGCCCCAGCTTCTCCTTCAGTGCCGCCCACTTGCGCTGTGCGCCTTCCTTCACAGACATCTTGTCAAACTGTAGGAGCAGAAGAGGGACAGGGTCATCAGCCTGACCGAGGAAGGCCAGCGTGGGCGTAAGTGACACGTGGAGGTACTGtttgctgcctcagtttctcttttagGTTTCTTGCTTGGGGGCCATTGACGAAAGGCTGGGACAGGTACTTTTTCCTGGCCCCAGTAAAAGCTCTTCTCACTTCGCCAGAATTTGAATAGCAATCAGGAAGGTCCTACCATATGCACAAAGACCCTGTGCCCAAGGCTCAGCAAGAGGTTAGCGACCTGTGCCTGGGCATGACTTGTGCTGTCCTTGCAAGCCCCAGTTCAACTAGGAGAGGCTGGGGTCAGAGAGCAGCAGGCAgccatgctagctggaatgctaTGACATCGAGGTGGTGACACAGCAAAACCAGCCTCTCTGGGCTCCCTTATCTGGCTCCAGGcacttcccactgcccacaacctCAGGGTGTTGGGAGGAGGGGCGAGTCACAGGAGCAGGCTGAGGACTAGGTACAATGAGATGCCCAGTGCTTAACAGAGTGGGTGGCAGCTTCCCCTGGTCTCAGTTTGACTGTGGGTGGTGCACCCAGAGAACAGAGTCCCTCAGCACACAGAACTTCGCCTGGTTCATTAGCTCAGTCCCAGCTCCAACTTAGGAAATGACCCTCCTGCTCCCCAGTGGAGAGAGAGCCAAGTGTGGCCTAAAACCTTCTGCAGATAATGCCTTTCCCCAAAGTGTAATTGTAGACAAACTGCATCTTGAAGTCTCCTGCATCCGTGCAGTTTTTCAGCCTGGGCCCTGCTGGTTGTAACGCTGCCCCATCATACCTCTGGGGACCGCTTCAAAGGTCAGGGGCATCCCAGGCTCTCCTGCAACCATGTATGGCTGGGATCTTATATTTAGCATCTGAGAGAGGCAGCGTGGAGCCGTGGGAGGGAAAGAGCTTGGTGGGACAAGCTCCCATAGTCGAAGCCATCCCAAGGTCCCAGTCTTGCACTCTCCACAGGACACAAGATAGATATTCTACCTGCTGATAGGTGAAGGACTGCAGGCAGCACGCTGGGAGGCTGGTCCTGTGCCCACATTCATATAGATGGGACCCCAGAAAGTGTTCCTGGAACCCACTGGATGCGGGGAGGTCAGTGCACATTGCTTTAGGGTCTAATCTGCTCTCTGAGGGAAGTGGACCCCAGGCTGAAGAGGTACTCAGTCCATAACTTGAGTACGACTCAGGCATTTTGCCAGCGTGGCTCTGGGTCCTAGGTGTTGGCTGTCCTCACTGAAGACCCTGTTGCTCCGGGTGGGTGCCCCAGAGCATACCTACCCAGCAGTACTGACAAAGCT from Arvicanthis niloticus isolate mArvNil1 chromosome 23, mArvNil1.pat.X, whole genome shotgun sequence encodes:
- the Inf2 gene encoding inverted formin-2 isoform X2, with the translated sequence MRRWRQGPEWVGRGSRKVLRIWFDKMSVKEGAQRKWAALKEKLGPQDSDPTEANLESAEPELCIRLLQMPSVVNYSGLRKRLESSDGGWMVQFLEQSGLDLLLEALARLSGRGVARIADALLQLTCISCVRAVMNSQQGIEYILSNQGYVRQLSQALDTSNVMVKKQVFELLAALCIYSPEGHALTLDALDHYKMVCSQQYRFSVIMNELSDSDNVPYVVTLLSVINAIILGPEDLRTRAQLRSEFIGLQLLDILTRLRDLEDADLLIQLEAFEEAKAEDEEELQRVSDGINMNSHQEVFASLFHKVSCSPASAQLLSVLQGLMHLEPAGRSGQLLWEALENLVNRAVLLASDAHACTLEEVVERLLSIKGRPRPSPLDKAHKSVQTNLVQNQGSSSQNTTTPTTKVESQQPIVAAPCQRVGSTQSSSVGIAPPLSSSTPVLPPPPPPLPGPGISSPPAPPPPPPLPPSLPGSGTISPPPPPPPPLPPPLPGLGTISPPPAPPLPPPLPGSGTISPPPPPPPPLIPGMCPIPPPPPLPSTGQIPPPPPPLPGFSVPSMAGGVEEIIVAQVDHSLGSACLPSHRRVNPPTLRMKKLNWQKLPSNVARERNSMWATLGGPCTAAVEPDFSSIEQLFSFPTAKPKEPSAAPARKEPKEVTFLDSKKSLNLNIFLKQFKCSNEEVTSMIQAGDTSKFDVEVLKQLLKLLPEKHEIENLRAFTEERAKLANADQFYVLLLDIPCYQLRLECMMLCEGTAIVLDMVRPKAQLVLTACESLLTSQRLPVFCQLILKIGNFLNYGSHTGDADGFKINTLLKLTETKSQQSRVTLLHHVLEEVEKSHPDLLQLSRDLEPPSQAAGINLEIIHSEASTNLKKLLETERKVSASIPEVQKQYAERLQASIEASRALDKVFDAIEQKKLELADYLCEDPHQLSLEDTFSTMKTFRDLFTRALKENKDRKEQMAKAERRKRQLAEEEARRPRGEDGKPVRKGPGKQEEVCVIDALLADIRKGFQLRKTARGRGDTETSVRVAPADPPKATDPPKAADPPKATDPPKATDPASASNPTQGTNHPASEPSLDTTAAGEPQGWDLVDAVTPSPQPSKEEDGPPALERRSSWYVDAIDFLPPEDTPNAQPSEGVWPVTLGDDQALKPLEFSNKPPGIASSHQDTTDPEALGGIHRAEADSTSEGPEDAAGRAQSTHLPRTGPGEDEDEEDTAPESALDTSLDRSFSEDAVTDSSGSGTLPRIQGRVSKGTSKRRKKRPSRNQEAEFAPDSDDIKAKRLCVIQ
- the Inf2 gene encoding inverted formin-2 isoform X1 is translated as MRRWRQGPEWVGRGSRKVLRIWFDKMSVKEGAQRKWAALKEKLGPQDSDPTEANLESAEPELCIRLLQMPSVVNYSGLRKRLESSDGGWMVQFLEQSGLDLLLEALARLSGRGVARIADALLQLTCISCVRAVMNSQQGIEYILSNQGYVRQLSQALDTSNVMVKKQVFELLAALCIYSPEGHALTLDALDHYKMVCSQQYRFSVIMNELSDSDNVPYVVTLLSVINAIILGPEDLRTRAQLRSEFIGLQLLDILTRLRDLEDADLLIQLEAFEEAKAEDEEELQRVSDGINMNSHQEVFASLFHKVSCSPASAQLLSVLQGLMHLEPAGRSGQLLWEALENLVNRAVLLASDAHACTLEEVVERLLSIKGRPRPSPLDKAHKSVQTNLVQNQGSSSQNTTTPTTKVESQQPIVAAPCQRVGSTQSSSVGIAPPLSSSTPVLPPPPPPLPGPGISSPPAPPPPPPLPPSLPGSGTISPPPPPPPPLPPPLPGLGTISPPPAPPLPPPLPGSGTISPPPPPPPPLIPGMCPIPPPPPLPSTGQIPPPPPPLPGFSVPSMAGGVEEIIVAQVDHSLGSACLPSHRRVNPPTLRMKKLNWQKLPSNVARERNSMWATLGGPCTAAVEPDFSSIEQLFSFPTAKPKEPSAAPARKEPKEVTFLDSKKSLNLNIFLKQFKCSNEEVTSMIQAGDTSKFDVEVLKQLLKLLPEKHEIENLRAFTEERAKLANADQFYVLLLDIPCYQLRLECMMLCEGTAIVLDMVRPKAQLVLTACESLLTSQRLPVFCQLILKIGNFLNYGSHTGDADGFKINTLLKLTETKSQQSRVTLLHHVLEEVEKSHPDLLQLSRDLEPPSQAAGINLEIIHSEASTNLKKLLETERKVSASIPEVQKQYAERLQASIEASRALDKVFDAIEQKKLELADYLCEDPHQLSLEDTFSTMKTFRDLFTRALKENKDRKEQMAKAERRKRQLAEEEARRPRGEDGKPVRKGPGKQEEVCVIDALLADIRKGFQLRKTARGRGDTETSVRVAPADPPKATDPPKAADPPKATDPPKATDPASASNPTQGTNHPASEPSLDTTAAGEPQGWDLVDAVTPSPQPSKEEDGPPALERRSSWYVDAIDFLPPEDTPNAQPSEGVWPVTLGDDQALKPLEFSNKPPGIASSHQDTTDPEALGGIHRAEADSTSEGPEDAAGRAQSTHLPRTGPGEDEDEEDTAPESALDTSLDRSFSEDAVTDSSGSGTLPRIQGRVSKGTSKRRKKRPSRNQEGPGTSPCYPAGPSLTPAGTTGSTSIQERGVCP